From Micromonospora echinospora, one genomic window encodes:
- a CDS encoding RtcB family protein, whose product MELVEESAYRFRIDRHGPMRVPGVVFAARALLPDLGEDRSLEQVANVATLPGIVGAAYAMPDVHWGYGFPIGGVAATDVAAGGVVSPGGVGFDISCGVRLLAADLSRDEFPRLREALLDGLDAAVPRGMGRGAVWHLGDRAELDAVLRGGSRYAVERGHGVEADLARCEDHGAVGDADPAQVSDRAVQRGQGQVGSLGSGNHFLEVQAVDEVYDEPVATAFGLRTGQVCVMVHSGSRGLGHQVCTDHVRSMEQVMPGYGIEVPDRQLACAPVDSPAGRAYLGAMAAAANYARANRQLLAEAARRVFTRVAGARLDLVYDVSHNLAKIEDHPVDGATRRLCVHRKGATRAFPPGHPDLPADLRPVGQPVLIPGSMGTPSYVLTGVAGAPAFASTCHGAGRVRSRKEATKTVRGQDLRRDLAARGVAVRGTSWRGLAEEMPEAYKDVTAVVDAAEGAGLCRRVARLVPLGVVKG is encoded by the coding sequence GTGGAACTGGTGGAGGAGTCGGCGTACCGGTTCCGGATCGACCGGCACGGTCCGATGCGGGTGCCCGGCGTGGTCTTCGCCGCGCGGGCGCTCCTGCCCGACCTCGGCGAGGACCGGTCCCTGGAGCAGGTGGCGAACGTCGCCACCCTGCCCGGCATCGTCGGCGCCGCCTACGCCATGCCCGACGTGCACTGGGGGTACGGCTTCCCCATCGGGGGCGTCGCGGCCACCGACGTGGCCGCCGGCGGGGTGGTCTCCCCGGGCGGCGTGGGCTTCGACATCTCCTGCGGGGTACGGCTGCTCGCCGCCGACCTCTCCCGCGACGAGTTCCCCCGGCTCCGGGAGGCGCTGCTGGACGGCCTGGACGCGGCCGTTCCCCGGGGGATGGGCCGGGGCGCGGTGTGGCACCTCGGCGACCGTGCCGAACTGGACGCCGTGCTGCGGGGCGGCTCCCGGTACGCCGTCGAGCGGGGCCACGGCGTCGAGGCGGACCTGGCGCGCTGCGAGGACCACGGAGCGGTCGGCGACGCCGACCCGGCCCAGGTCAGCGACCGGGCGGTGCAGCGGGGGCAGGGTCAGGTGGGCAGCCTCGGTTCCGGCAACCACTTCCTGGAGGTGCAGGCGGTCGACGAGGTGTACGACGAGCCGGTGGCCACGGCGTTCGGACTGCGGACCGGCCAGGTCTGCGTGATGGTGCACAGTGGCTCGCGGGGCCTGGGCCACCAGGTCTGCACCGACCACGTCCGGTCGATGGAGCAGGTCATGCCCGGTTACGGCATCGAGGTGCCGGACCGTCAGCTGGCGTGCGCCCCGGTGGACTCCCCGGCGGGTCGGGCGTACCTGGGGGCGATGGCCGCCGCGGCGAACTACGCCCGCGCCAACCGTCAGCTGCTCGCCGAGGCCGCCCGTCGGGTCTTCACGCGGGTCGCCGGTGCTCGCCTCGACCTGGTCTACGACGTCTCGCACAACCTCGCCAAGATCGAGGATCATCCGGTCGACGGGGCGACCCGCCGGCTCTGCGTGCACCGCAAGGGGGCCACCCGGGCGTTCCCGCCCGGACACCCGGACCTTCCCGCCGACCTGCGCCCGGTGGGGCAGCCGGTGTTGATCCCCGGCTCGATGGGCACCCCCTCGTACGTGCTGACCGGGGTGGCCGGCGCGCCGGCGTTCGCCTCCACCTGCCACGGCGCGGGCCGGGTGCGCAGCCGGAAGGAGGCCACGAAGACGGTCCGGGGCCAGGACCTGCGCCGTGACCTGGCGGCCCGGGGCGTCGCGGTGCGCGGCACCTCCTGGCGTGGCCTGGCCGAGGAGATGCCGGAGGCGTACAAGGACGTCACGGCGGTGGTCGACGCCGCCGAGGGAGCCGGCCTGTGCCGCCGGGTGGCCCGGCTGGTGCCGCTCGGCGTGGTCAAGGGCTGA
- a CDS encoding MBL fold metallo-hydrolase, translated as MKVTKFTHACVRLEHEGRVLVIDPGTWSEPRALAGADAVLVTHEHTDHIDVLRLAGLGVPVHVPAQAHLGDLAPLPVTRVESGERFTAAGFTVTAHGGRHATIHDGQPDCANLGYLVDDRLYHPGDSLHVPDVPVETLLVPAQASWLKLTEAIDFAHAVAPERIFPIHDAQLNERGMASVDGWFGETLGGRYRRLAPGESA; from the coding sequence GTGAAGGTCACCAAGTTCACCCACGCCTGCGTCCGCCTCGAACACGAGGGGCGGGTGCTGGTCATCGACCCGGGCACCTGGAGCGAACCGCGCGCCCTGGCCGGCGCGGACGCCGTCCTGGTCACCCACGAGCACACCGACCACATCGACGTGCTCCGGCTGGCCGGGCTCGGTGTCCCGGTGCACGTGCCGGCGCAGGCCCACCTGGGCGACCTCGCCCCGCTGCCGGTGACCCGGGTCGAGTCCGGGGAACGCTTCACCGCCGCCGGGTTCACGGTGACCGCCCACGGCGGCCGGCACGCCACCATCCACGACGGACAACCCGACTGCGCCAACCTCGGCTACCTGGTCGACGACCGCCTCTACCACCCGGGCGACTCGCTGCACGTCCCGGACGTCCCGGTGGAGACCCTGCTCGTACCGGCGCAGGCGTCGTGGCTGAAACTCACCGAGGCGATCGACTTCGCCCACGCGGTGGCCCCGGAGCGGATCTTCCCGATCCACGACGCCCAGCTCAACGAGCGCGGCATGGCCAGCGTCGACGGATGGTTCGGCGAGACGCTGGGCGGGCGCTACCGCCGCCTCGCGCCGGGCGAGAGCGCCTGA
- a CDS encoding flavin-containing monooxygenase: protein MAVDHVDVLIVGAGLSGVGAACHLRRALPEKTVAILEGRDAIGGTWDLFRYPGVRSDSDMFTLGYSFRPWTDPRAIADGDSIRRYVRETAREYGVDALIRFRHRVVSAEWSSADARWTVRAHRADTAETVVLTCRFLYACAGYYRYDEGWTPHFPGAGEFTGRIVHPQHWPDDLDPTGQRVVVVGSGATAVTLVPALADRAAHVTMLQRSPGYVVSLPSRDRLADALRRRLPAHLAYSLVRWKNVLASTAMFQFSRRAPRLARSVLRRGVRRQLPAGYDVDRHFSPRYDPWDQRLCVVPDGDLFAAVRSGRAEVVTDTVETFTATGIRLASGRDLPADVIVTATGLNLLAVGGIELTVDGDRVDLARTVAYKGMMLSGVPNFAMTLGYTNASWTLKADLVAGYVCRLLRHMDRRGHQVCTPLAPDTDRLEPIIDLRSGYVLRSVDALPKQGPAAPWRLHQNYPRDVVTMRHGPVDDGVRFSRATAPVAAGGASRA, encoded by the coding sequence ATGGCAGTGGACCACGTCGACGTGCTCATCGTCGGTGCCGGCCTCTCCGGCGTCGGGGCCGCCTGCCACCTGCGCCGCGCCCTCCCCGAGAAGACCGTGGCGATCCTTGAGGGCCGCGACGCCATCGGGGGCACCTGGGACCTCTTCCGCTACCCCGGCGTCCGCTCCGACTCCGACATGTTCACCCTCGGGTACTCGTTCCGCCCGTGGACCGATCCGAGGGCCATCGCCGACGGCGACTCGATCCGCCGGTACGTCCGCGAGACCGCCCGCGAGTACGGCGTCGACGCGCTGATCCGGTTCCGGCACCGCGTGGTGTCCGCCGAGTGGTCCAGCGCCGACGCCCGCTGGACGGTCCGGGCGCACCGCGCCGACACCGCCGAGACGGTCGTCCTCACCTGCCGTTTCCTCTACGCGTGCGCCGGCTACTACCGCTACGACGAGGGATGGACCCCGCACTTCCCGGGCGCCGGGGAGTTCACCGGCCGGATCGTGCACCCCCAGCACTGGCCCGACGACCTCGACCCCACCGGCCAGCGGGTGGTGGTGGTCGGCAGTGGCGCCACCGCGGTCACCCTCGTCCCGGCGCTGGCCGACCGCGCCGCCCACGTCACCATGCTGCAACGCTCACCCGGATACGTGGTCTCGCTGCCGTCGCGGGACCGGCTCGCCGACGCGCTGCGCCGCCGGCTGCCCGCCCACCTCGCCTACTCGCTGGTGCGCTGGAAGAACGTCCTGGCCTCTACAGCGATGTTCCAGTTCAGCCGCCGCGCCCCCCGGCTGGCCCGGTCCGTGCTGCGGCGCGGCGTGCGCCGTCAACTGCCCGCCGGCTACGACGTCGACCGGCACTTCTCGCCCCGGTACGACCCCTGGGACCAGCGGCTCTGCGTGGTCCCCGACGGTGACCTCTTCGCCGCCGTCCGGTCCGGCCGCGCCGAGGTGGTCACCGACACGGTCGAGACGTTCACCGCGACCGGCATCCGCCTGGCCTCCGGCCGTGACCTGCCGGCCGACGTGATCGTCACCGCCACCGGGCTTAATTTGCTCGCCGTCGGCGGCATCGAGCTGACCGTCGACGGCGACCGGGTCGACCTGGCCCGCACCGTCGCCTACAAGGGCATGATGCTCTCCGGCGTGCCGAACTTCGCGATGACCCTCGGCTACACCAACGCCTCCTGGACGCTCAAGGCCGATCTCGTCGCCGGGTACGTCTGCCGGCTGCTGCGCCACATGGACCGGCGCGGTCACCAGGTCTGCACCCCGCTCGCCCCGGACACCGACCGGCTGGAACCCATCATCGACCTGCGCTCCGGCTACGTGCTGCGCAGCGTCGACGCGCTGCCCAAGCAGGGTCCCGCCGCGCCGTGGCGGCTGCACCAGAACTATCCCCGGGACGTGGTGACGATGCGGCACGGCCCGGTCGACGACGGGGTGCGCTTCTCGCGGGCCACCGCGCCGGTCGCCGCCGGGGGAGCGTCCCGTGCGTGA
- a CDS encoding ferritin-like domain-containing protein: MTLLRPDDLDADEVAYRIFQVTRDRTPWRIEDVLREGRFSDDPARAERAWRVASAGYYAEQAGLVAAATLAAETEDAPLRFSLALATADEARHADAFYRYAKLVGGEPADAQETMQPLDDGLTSLPYMGRALVHTMLEGLAADEFILLGEVFAGDPLGRLYHHVRRDEIRHIAIGLNFLARETRTPRGREEWAEHAQEWHDIGIGLTGLNEVAVALATHTGREPASVQAWFHRRHRARLAAAGIHIEFQEGR; encoded by the coding sequence ATGACCCTGCTGCGACCGGACGACCTCGACGCCGACGAGGTGGCGTACCGGATCTTCCAGGTCACCCGGGACCGGACCCCCTGGCGTATCGAGGACGTGCTCCGGGAGGGACGGTTCAGCGACGACCCGGCACGTGCCGAACGCGCCTGGCGGGTCGCCTCCGCCGGCTACTACGCCGAACAGGCCGGGCTGGTGGCCGCGGCGACGCTCGCCGCCGAGACCGAGGACGCGCCGCTACGGTTCAGCCTGGCTCTCGCCACCGCCGACGAGGCCCGGCACGCCGACGCCTTCTACCGGTACGCCAAGCTGGTCGGCGGTGAACCGGCCGACGCCCAGGAGACGATGCAGCCCCTCGACGACGGGCTGACCAGCCTGCCGTACATGGGACGGGCCCTGGTGCACACCATGCTGGAGGGGCTGGCGGCCGACGAGTTCATCCTGCTCGGCGAGGTCTTCGCGGGCGACCCGCTGGGGCGGCTGTACCACCACGTCCGCCGCGACGAGATCCGGCACATCGCGATCGGGCTGAACTTCCTGGCCCGGGAGACCCGCACCCCCCGGGGACGCGAGGAGTGGGCGGAACACGCCCAGGAGTGGCACGACATCGGCATCGGACTGACCGGCCTGAACGAGGTCGCGGTCGCCCTTGCCACCCACACCGGCCGGGAGCCCGCGAGCGTCCAGGCCTGGTTCCACCGGCGGCACCGGGCCCGGCTCGCCGCCGCCGGCATCCACATCGAGTTCCAGGAAGGGAGGTGA
- a CDS encoding archease, translating to MDAGPARGHRRVPHTADVRVEAWAPTREGCLAEAVAALVESFADPGGAAPTGTAGFDVPPGSDEDLLVAVLDEVVFRLETEGTLPVEVEVTDAGDGGLRVRWRTVATDDVELVGAVPKAVSLHGLRFDRVSAGWSCAVTMDV from the coding sequence ATGGACGCAGGACCGGCCCGGGGACACCGACGGGTGCCGCACACCGCCGACGTACGGGTGGAGGCGTGGGCGCCGACCCGGGAGGGGTGTCTGGCCGAGGCGGTCGCCGCCCTGGTGGAGAGCTTCGCCGACCCCGGTGGGGCCGCGCCGACCGGCACCGCCGGGTTCGACGTGCCGCCGGGGAGCGACGAGGACCTGCTGGTGGCCGTCCTCGACGAGGTCGTCTTCCGCCTGGAGACCGAGGGGACGTTGCCGGTGGAGGTCGAGGTGACCGACGCCGGCGACGGTGGCCTACGGGTGCGGTGGCGGACGGTGGCCACCGACGACGTGGAGCTGGTCGGCGCGGTGCCGAAGGCGGTGTCGCTGCACGGGCTGCGGTTCGACCGGGTGTCGGCGGGCTGGTCCTGCGCGGTGACCATGGACGTGTGA
- a CDS encoding ATP-binding protein: MPMGVTRLVGRTDEVRTLARTLTSTRDGDGRAVFLVGEPGIGKSRLAAATRDLASATGTRVLHGRCGAVGPAIPLRPLREALLSVTAVLPPADLAVLGPYRSALARLVPDWAVGDPPGPQPSDHDLLALAEGVLRLTGLAGRDRGCLLVLEDLHDADDPTLAVLDYLVDNVGRQPTTLLGTLRADAGPALDLVRAAARRGACRLVPLGPLDPDDLRRLAGVRLDTHPDELPQPAIDLLWAGSGGNPGVAEDTLGELVDAGVLRPTPTGWRVGRERVDDPAALPTLTRPVDRLAPARRELLSLGATLGPVFLVAVLCQATGRPEREVHEDLADATAARFVRPDGPEPDRYRFVHPVLGGALLARLDPAARRRLARRAADAVTVVHRGLPGPHVRTAADLWLRAGDPAAAGRLLAEAGRRAVDRGAAEEAVELLQRAGDLLADAEAAHRATVLESLINALTEAGAAGRALGHAAALGDLADRLDPRHRARLHTALAWAATTAGLAGDARRHVELARALLGPDATEPDTAPVDVVAAHLTACGGGPDRVAEAEAAARRVETVARAAGLPAVAWRADLLLGELTRPRDPAEATDHLNRAWSVAVRQPAPVWEIHSLVRLGDDDALRTGDLNRLERAHRTAARVGALHARHEAETRLALHAVLQGRFTAADLLTERVLAAATRHRSPRAARHALLLRATAAAHRGRHRAMTDALIGFRRHGGDADRYAPWTHGLIRLFAALLREDRPRALHESTRAARADRDHPTVCPLAGRHGLDLLLRTVTDTDDPPAAPADDPPGRLRWNQQFRLFAHAVRHGRAGRADEATDAVREAVRVAAPYPVAGHLGLRLVGEAALTDGWGEPVEWLRAAEDHFHRTDVPAVAAACRSLLRRAGSRPLQRRAGVEEIPGVLRAAGVTPREYEVLLLLAGRLSNREIADRLHLSARTVEKHVASLITKTGQPDRIAVGRLAATGAPPGAAAQV, encoded by the coding sequence ATGCCGATGGGGGTGACGCGGCTGGTGGGCCGCACCGACGAGGTGCGCACCCTGGCCCGGACCCTGACCTCCACCCGCGACGGAGACGGTCGGGCGGTGTTCCTGGTCGGCGAACCGGGCATCGGCAAGTCCCGGCTGGCCGCCGCGACCCGCGACCTCGCGTCCGCCACCGGGACGAGGGTGCTGCACGGTCGCTGCGGCGCGGTCGGCCCGGCCATCCCGCTGCGACCGCTGCGCGAGGCGCTGCTCTCGGTGACCGCCGTTCTCCCCCCGGCCGACCTCGCCGTGCTGGGGCCGTACCGGTCGGCGTTGGCCCGGCTGGTGCCGGACTGGGCCGTCGGCGACCCGCCCGGGCCGCAGCCGTCCGACCACGACCTGCTGGCCCTCGCCGAAGGGGTGCTCCGCCTCACCGGGCTGGCCGGCCGGGACCGGGGCTGTCTGCTCGTGCTGGAGGACCTGCACGACGCCGACGACCCCACCCTGGCCGTGCTCGACTACCTCGTCGACAACGTCGGCCGGCAGCCGACCACGCTGCTCGGCACCCTCCGCGCCGACGCCGGACCGGCGCTGGACCTGGTCCGCGCCGCCGCCCGGCGCGGCGCCTGCCGCCTCGTGCCGCTGGGCCCACTCGACCCGGACGACCTGCGCCGGCTGGCCGGCGTCCGGCTGGACACGCACCCCGACGAACTGCCGCAACCCGCGATCGACCTGCTCTGGGCGGGCAGCGGCGGCAACCCGGGCGTCGCCGAGGACACCCTCGGTGAGCTGGTCGACGCCGGCGTGCTGCGGCCCACCCCCACCGGGTGGCGGGTCGGACGTGAGCGGGTCGACGACCCGGCGGCCCTGCCCACCCTGACCCGCCCGGTCGACCGGCTCGCCCCGGCTCGGCGGGAACTGCTGTCGCTGGGGGCGACCCTCGGGCCGGTCTTCCTGGTCGCCGTCCTGTGCCAGGCCACCGGCCGGCCCGAACGGGAGGTGCACGAGGACCTGGCAGACGCCACAGCCGCCCGGTTCGTCCGACCGGACGGTCCGGAGCCGGACCGGTACCGTTTCGTCCACCCGGTGCTCGGCGGCGCGCTGCTCGCCCGCCTGGACCCGGCCGCGCGGCGTCGGCTCGCCCGACGGGCCGCCGACGCGGTGACGGTTGTCCACCGGGGACTACCCGGCCCCCACGTCCGGACAGCCGCCGACCTGTGGCTCCGGGCGGGCGACCCGGCCGCCGCCGGCCGTCTCCTCGCCGAGGCGGGGCGGCGCGCCGTCGACCGGGGCGCCGCCGAGGAGGCCGTGGAGCTGCTCCAACGGGCCGGCGACCTGCTCGCCGACGCCGAGGCCGCCCACCGCGCGACCGTGCTGGAGTCCCTGATCAACGCGCTGACCGAGGCCGGGGCCGCCGGCCGCGCGCTCGGTCACGCCGCCGCGCTCGGCGACCTCGCCGACCGACTCGATCCGCGGCACCGGGCCCGCCTGCACACCGCGCTCGCCTGGGCGGCGACCACCGCCGGTCTGGCCGGCGACGCCCGGCGCCACGTCGAGTTGGCCCGCGCGCTGCTCGGCCCCGACGCCACCGAGCCGGACACCGCCCCGGTCGACGTCGTCGCCGCCCACCTGACGGCCTGCGGCGGCGGACCGGACCGGGTCGCCGAGGCCGAGGCCGCCGCCCGGCGGGTCGAGACGGTGGCCCGCGCCGCCGGCCTGCCGGCCGTCGCCTGGCGGGCCGACCTCCTGCTCGGCGAGCTGACCCGACCCCGGGACCCGGCCGAGGCCACCGACCACCTGAACCGGGCCTGGTCGGTCGCGGTCCGGCAGCCCGCTCCGGTCTGGGAGATCCACTCCCTGGTCCGGCTCGGCGACGACGACGCGCTGCGCACCGGCGACCTGAACCGGCTGGAACGGGCCCACCGCACAGCGGCCCGCGTCGGCGCGCTGCACGCCCGCCACGAGGCGGAGACGCGACTCGCCCTGCACGCCGTCCTCCAGGGCCGGTTCACCGCCGCCGACCTGCTCACCGAGCGGGTGCTCGCCGCCGCCACCCGCCACCGGTCGCCACGCGCCGCCCGCCACGCCCTGCTGCTGCGCGCCACCGCCGCCGCCCACCGGGGACGCCACCGGGCGATGACCGACGCGCTCATCGGGTTCCGCCGCCACGGCGGCGACGCCGACCGGTACGCCCCCTGGACGCACGGACTGATCCGGCTCTTCGCCGCCCTGCTGCGCGAGGACCGTCCCCGGGCGCTGCACGAGTCCACACGCGCCGCGCGGGCCGACCGGGACCATCCGACGGTATGCCCCCTCGCCGGCCGGCACGGGCTGGACCTGCTGCTGCGCACGGTGACCGACACCGACGACCCGCCCGCCGCGCCGGCCGACGACCCGCCCGGCCGCCTCCGCTGGAACCAGCAGTTCCGGCTCTTCGCCCACGCGGTCCGGCACGGCCGCGCCGGCCGCGCGGACGAGGCGACGGACGCGGTGCGGGAGGCGGTACGGGTCGCCGCGCCGTACCCGGTGGCCGGGCACCTCGGCCTCCGCCTCGTCGGCGAGGCCGCCCTGACCGACGGCTGGGGCGAGCCGGTCGAGTGGCTGCGCGCCGCCGAGGACCACTTCCACCGCACCGACGTGCCGGCGGTCGCCGCCGCCTGCCGGAGCCTGCTGCGCCGGGCCGGCTCCCGCCCGTTGCAGCGCCGCGCCGGCGTCGAGGAGATCCCCGGCGTGCTGCGCGCCGCCGGCGTGACACCCCGGGAGTACGAGGTGCTCCTCCTGCTCGCCGGCCGGCTCAGCAACCGGGAGATCGCCGACCGGCTGCACCTGTCCGCGCGGACCGTGGAGAAGCACGTGGCGAGCCTGATCACCAAGACCGGCCAACCGGACCGGATCGCCGTGGGACGGCTCGCCGCGACCGGTGCCCCACCGGGCGCCGCCGCCCAGGTGTAG